One genomic window of Candidatus Pseudobacter hemicellulosilyticus includes the following:
- a CDS encoding ABC transporter ATP-binding protein — protein sequence MSTVLKVENISHRYSAAWAVREVSFGIGQTGVIGLLGSNGAGKSTIMNIIAGVLNQTEGEVYINGINKRKDPQLAKKQIGFLPQNPPLYPDFTVSEYLTYTADLRRMDKTTIKQAVGAVMEKTGIAHFSSRLIKNLSGGYRQRVGIAQAIIHNPGLVILDEPTNGLDPNQIIEARKLIREIAAEHTVLLSSHVLSEINLLCKDIIMIEGGRIVFSDTMDAFNNYLKPQSLIVHMENMPPESALLGVSGVTKVQYLSDKRYRVYFSGTSDITETLIASSMQHNWRLKEISLEKSLLDDVFKQLSNQP from the coding sequence ATGAGTACGGTTTTAAAAGTGGAGAATATCTCCCATAGGTATTCTGCTGCCTGGGCTGTCCGTGAAGTCAGCTTCGGGATCGGGCAAACAGGCGTGATTGGTCTGCTGGGCTCCAATGGCGCCGGTAAGTCCACCATCATGAATATCATTGCCGGCGTGCTGAACCAGACGGAAGGCGAAGTATATATCAATGGGATCAATAAACGTAAGGACCCTCAGCTGGCCAAAAAACAGATTGGGTTCCTGCCGCAGAACCCGCCTTTATACCCGGACTTTACCGTAAGCGAGTACCTGACCTATACAGCCGATCTGCGCCGGATGGATAAAACTACCATCAAACAGGCGGTGGGCGCAGTCATGGAAAAGACTGGTATAGCGCATTTCAGCTCGCGGCTGATCAAAAACCTTTCCGGTGGCTACCGGCAACGTGTGGGTATTGCCCAGGCCATCATCCACAATCCGGGGCTGGTGATTTTGGACGAACCTACCAATGGCCTCGATCCTAACCAGATCATCGAAGCCAGGAAACTGATCCGCGAGATAGCAGCCGAACATACGGTATTGTTATCCTCGCATGTATTGTCGGAGATCAACCTGCTCTGCAAGGATATTATCATGATTGAAGGAGGCAGGATCGTGTTCTCTGATACCATGGATGCTTTCAATAACTACCTGAAACCACAATCGCTCATTGTACACATGGAGAACATGCCGCCCGAATCGGCCCTGCTGGGGGTGAGCGGCGTAACAAAAGTGCAGTACCTGTCGGATAAGCGATACCGGGTCTATTTCAGCGGGACCAGTGATATCACCGAAACCCTGATTGCCAGCAGCATGCAGCATAACTGGCGGCTCAAGGAGATCAGCCTGGAAAAATCCCTGCTTGATGATGTGTTCAAACAATTGTCCAACCAGCCCTAA
- a CDS encoding RagB/SusD family nutrient uptake outer membrane protein, protein MRSTIIKWLFYIGIVSATGCSKFLDVDPPIDTLTTAEVFATNQQAEWAIAGVYSKMINGMEASFDGSAIAFTNFGAGLSTIMGGLSADDMMLPIATGSNPFLAVVQNRLALDQLSYSFEYWRSAYKVIYDANAVMEGIAQSTAAALTDSARKQVTGEALALRAFCYFYLVNFYGDVPLVLSTDFNGSVKLGRTAVAKVYEQMLTDLTKASNLLNTDFTIAGRERIRINKWFAEALLARVYLYTGNYQRAVEQATNVIGQRSLFSLAPLPDVFLKNSGEAILQLQPTNQAYFNNATPEGFAIGHDTRVPEPNFALSKDLAAAFEPGDKRKQDWTMAMGEWLAPYKYKVRMENSASYGPQSEYYMVMRLAELYLIRAEANILLSDANTVTAVNDLNVLRQRANLDLLETTLTAEAVKTAIAQERRVELFAEWGHRWLDLKRTGRATQVLPALSYKQPWLGDYQLLYPIPPSEIETNANLQQNPLYNR, encoded by the coding sequence ATGCGCTCAACAATAATTAAATGGCTCTTCTATATAGGTATTGTTTCGGCAACAGGTTGTTCCAAATTCCTGGATGTTGATCCTCCCATTGATACCCTGACCACTGCAGAGGTCTTTGCTACCAACCAGCAGGCTGAGTGGGCCATAGCAGGTGTATACTCAAAAATGATCAATGGCATGGAGGCCAGCTTTGATGGAAGCGCCATTGCTTTCACCAATTTTGGGGCCGGTCTTTCCACCATCATGGGTGGTTTATCTGCCGATGACATGATGCTGCCCATAGCTACAGGCTCCAATCCGTTCCTGGCGGTAGTACAGAACAGGCTGGCGCTGGATCAGCTTTCCTACAGCTTTGAATACTGGCGGAGCGCCTATAAAGTGATCTATGACGCCAATGCCGTAATGGAAGGGATTGCGCAATCAACTGCTGCGGCCCTTACGGATAGCGCCCGCAAGCAGGTGACCGGTGAAGCGCTGGCCCTGCGTGCCTTCTGCTATTTCTACCTGGTGAATTTTTATGGTGATGTGCCGCTGGTCCTGTCAACGGATTTTAATGGATCGGTAAAGCTGGGCAGGACAGCTGTAGCGAAGGTCTATGAGCAGATGCTCACTGATCTTACAAAAGCAAGTAACTTATTGAATACTGACTTTACCATTGCCGGCAGGGAAAGGATCCGCATCAACAAATGGTTTGCAGAGGCATTGCTGGCCAGGGTATACCTCTATACCGGCAATTACCAGCGGGCTGTTGAACAGGCAACCAATGTAATTGGTCAGCGCAGCCTGTTCAGCCTGGCGCCATTGCCGGACGTATTCCTGAAGAACAGTGGGGAGGCTATCCTGCAGCTGCAGCCTACCAACCAGGCGTATTTCAACAATGCCACTCCTGAAGGATTTGCTATTGGTCATGATACAAGGGTGCCCGAGCCCAATTTCGCCCTGTCAAAAGACCTGGCGGCTGCTTTTGAGCCGGGTGATAAAAGAAAACAGGACTGGACAATGGCCATGGGCGAGTGGCTGGCGCCCTACAAGTACAAAGTAAGAATGGAAAACAGTGCCTCCTATGGCCCGCAGAGCGAATATTATATGGTGATGCGGCTGGCTGAGCTGTACCTGATCCGCGCCGAGGCAAATATCCTTTTATCAGACGCCAATACTGTAACAGCTGTGAACGATCTCAATGTGTTGCGGCAAAGGGCCAATCTGGACCTGCTGGAAACCACACTGACTGCTGAAGCCGTAAAGACTGCCATTGCGCAGGAACGGCGGGTGGAACTGTTTGCAGAGTGGGGCCATCGCTGGCTTGACCTGAAGCGTACCGGTCGCGCAACACAGGTATTGCCTGCACTCTCTTATAAACAGCCCTGGCTGGGCGATTACCAGTTGCTGTATCCCATCCCGCCATCCGAGATTGAGACAAATGCGAACCTGCAGCAAAACCCATTGTACAACCGTTAA
- a CDS encoding SusC/RagA family TonB-linked outer membrane protein, translating to MKLTIFLLTVFLSTVHARGLSQNIYYKGKDVPVETVFAAVEKQSSYVFLYRSSVLEGLAKVSVVANGIPVDIFLANLFTGLPLEFRIIDKNILVTRKEPPATPLKISFQPSRLSIIVFDPELKPLSGATVAIREKKISDMTNSRGQLSIPADAGDKLTVSYIGYEDYQLVVNEAMIASGTAVVTMKKSDSRLDEVQVTPYGRTTRRMATGSIGTVKSEDIEKQPVLTLQEAIVGRVPGVTVNAWSGNSAAPISIEIRGRNTLNPNLSGDPLYVIDGIPVATLNVSMVNGNLPVSTGAVQSGLTNLIGENPLLGINPKDIESIDILKDADATAIYGSKAANGVILITTKRPKAGPARFNMSVSNGYKSIQRFPKLLSTEEFLAIRREAFENDGVKPDQFNAPDLTLWEQDKYTDWQRYFGTTGNQLSVDAGLSGGTAQTNYIVSVSHINTEEIMNNGGGNNRTTVRTSLGHTSMDQKLQLTFSNNIGLSSVESYKPIDVTSIPPNAPDVYLEDGSFNFGLYRGQYSSRFPFSALKRPSNSKTFQLQSTALLRYELFNGLSLSATAGYSFSSNENSNLTPAASMDPYYGGFNMAYYGNSTNRDWTFEPQLRYITRIGKGELNAQLIGSMRGLETRGQTMIGMLFPNDAMMKSSNNAQIKTPTEGYAENRYISGSAIIRYTWDNKYVINLNGRRDGSSKFGPGKRFGNFGSVGLAWILSDEHWMHNLLPEWITFFKLRGSYGITGSDAVGDYEYLSRWARNYSLGSSTLLYPYSGSDAFQVVRAMNQDFHWASNIKRELAAQFGFWKDRVNLEITYYSNLAGDQLTQVPMPAYTGFQDVLSNWAAEIENRGWELSLFASLINTKDWNLSANFNINTNNNILKSFPGLDRTPFYNRFKVGQSVNSKYLLHYTGIDPLTGEYTYEDRNKDGVISVPSGEVPLYDYDDRYIVKDLTDKYRGGFGVNLRFQNLSISSQFSFVNRLAADPYLNLTVGGLNNLVVPKDIMDNHWKAPGDQAKYLRFSTIALNTYINSSDAYYINGSYLRWSNLSLLYRLPEKWISPAKLKGASLSVSTQNLLTITNYKGFDPEIHTLSGLTPIPRTIETRLLLTF from the coding sequence ATGAAACTAACAATTTTTCTGCTGACCGTTTTTCTCAGTACCGTACATGCCAGGGGGCTATCGCAAAACATTTATTACAAAGGAAAGGATGTTCCGGTAGAGACTGTTTTTGCTGCAGTAGAGAAGCAGAGCAGTTATGTATTCCTGTACCGGTCTTCGGTGCTGGAAGGGCTGGCGAAGGTCTCCGTAGTGGCCAATGGCATTCCTGTAGACATCTTTCTGGCCAACCTGTTCACCGGTCTGCCGCTGGAATTCAGGATCATTGACAAGAATATCCTGGTCACCCGCAAAGAGCCGCCGGCAACGCCGCTGAAGATCTCTTTTCAACCCAGCCGGCTTTCCATCATTGTGTTTGATCCGGAACTGAAACCCCTTTCCGGCGCCACCGTTGCCATCAGGGAAAAGAAGATCAGTGATATGACCAATTCCAGGGGACAGCTGAGCATTCCGGCAGACGCGGGAGATAAGCTCACCGTGAGCTATATCGGTTATGAAGATTACCAGCTGGTAGTAAATGAGGCCATGATAGCCTCCGGCACCGCCGTAGTGACAATGAAAAAATCCGACTCCAGGCTGGATGAAGTGCAGGTGACACCTTATGGCCGGACCACCCGCAGAATGGCCACCGGCAGCATCGGCACTGTAAAATCGGAAGATATAGAGAAACAGCCTGTGCTTACTTTGCAGGAAGCTATCGTGGGCCGGGTGCCGGGAGTAACCGTCAACGCCTGGTCCGGTAACTCCGCCGCTCCCATATCCATTGAGATCAGGGGAAGGAATACGTTGAATCCTAATCTCAGCGGCGATCCCCTGTACGTGATAGATGGCATCCCGGTAGCCACGCTTAATGTATCCATGGTCAATGGCAACCTGCCTGTCTCTACGGGTGCTGTTCAATCGGGATTGACCAACCTGATCGGTGAAAATCCTTTACTGGGCATTAATCCAAAAGATATAGAGAGTATTGATATCCTCAAAGATGCCGATGCTACTGCCATTTACGGTTCCAAAGCGGCCAATGGCGTGATCCTTATCACCACCAAGCGGCCTAAAGCCGGGCCAGCCCGCTTCAATATGAGCGTGAGCAATGGCTATAAATCCATACAGCGTTTTCCCAAACTGCTGAGTACGGAAGAATTCCTGGCCATCCGCAGGGAAGCTTTTGAGAATGATGGCGTGAAGCCTGATCAGTTCAATGCACCGGACCTTACGCTTTGGGAGCAGGACAAATATACCGACTGGCAACGCTATTTCGGTACAACAGGTAACCAGCTGTCGGTTGACGCCGGCCTGTCCGGCGGTACGGCCCAGACCAACTACATTGTATCGGTAAGTCATATCAATACCGAAGAGATCATGAACAATGGCGGCGGCAATAACAGGACAACTGTCCGGACCAGCCTGGGACATACCAGTATGGATCAGAAGCTGCAGCTGACCTTCAGTAATAATATTGGTCTTAGCTCGGTAGAGTCTTACAAGCCCATTGACGTGACCTCCATTCCACCCAATGCGCCGGATGTATACCTGGAAGATGGCTCTTTCAATTTTGGCCTTTACAGGGGCCAGTATTCCAGCCGCTTTCCCTTTTCCGCCCTGAAAAGACCCAGCAACAGCAAGACCTTCCAGCTGCAGAGCACGGCCTTACTGCGCTATGAGCTGTTCAATGGGCTGTCTTTATCAGCCACGGCTGGTTATTCCTTCTCCTCCAATGAGAACAGCAACCTTACACCGGCCGCTTCCATGGACCCCTATTATGGCGGGTTTAACATGGCCTACTATGGCAACTCCACCAACAGGGACTGGACCTTTGAGCCGCAGCTCCGGTATATCACGCGGATCGGCAAAGGCGAACTGAATGCGCAGTTGATCGGCAGCATGCGTGGCCTGGAGACAAGAGGGCAGACCATGATCGGGATGCTGTTCCCCAATGACGCCATGATGAAGAGCAGCAACAATGCGCAGATAAAAACACCTACTGAAGGGTATGCGGAGAACCGGTATATATCCGGCTCTGCTATTATCCGGTATACCTGGGACAACAAATACGTGATCAACCTCAACGGCAGAAGGGACGGATCTTCCAAGTTTGGGCCGGGGAAGCGTTTCGGCAATTTCGGTTCGGTAGGACTGGCCTGGATCCTTTCTGATGAGCACTGGATGCATAACCTGCTGCCCGAATGGATCACTTTCTTCAAGCTGAGGGGCAGCTATGGCATTACAGGCAGCGATGCGGTAGGGGATTATGAGTACCTGTCGCGCTGGGCCCGTAACTACTCGCTGGGCAGTTCCACCCTGCTGTACCCTTATAGTGGCAGTGATGCATTTCAGGTGGTGCGGGCAATGAACCAGGACTTCCATTGGGCTTCCAATATAAAAAGAGAACTGGCCGCACAGTTCGGCTTCTGGAAAGACCGGGTGAACCTGGAGATCACGTATTATTCCAACCTGGCGGGCGACCAGCTGACCCAGGTACCTATGCCGGCATATACCGGTTTCCAGGATGTGCTCAGCAATTGGGCTGCCGAGATAGAGAACCGGGGCTGGGAACTGAGCCTTTTTGCCAGTCTGATCAATACTAAAGACTGGAACCTGAGCGCCAATTTCAATATCAATACCAATAACAATATCCTTAAAAGTTTTCCGGGACTGGACAGAACGCCTTTTTACAACCGGTTCAAAGTGGGCCAGTCCGTCAATTCCAAATACCTGCTGCACTATACAGGCATTGACCCTTTGACCGGTGAATACACTTACGAAGACAGGAACAAAGATGGGGTGATCAGCGTACCATCCGGCGAAGTGCCGCTGTATGATTATGACGACCGCTATATTGTAAAAGACCTTACGGATAAATACCGAGGCGGATTCGGTGTCAACCTGCGCTTCCAGAACCTCAGCATCAGCTCGCAGTTCTCTTTTGTGAACAGGTTAGCGGCGGACCCTTATCTTAACCTGACAGTGGGTGGATTGAATAACCTGGTGGTGCCAAAGGATATCATGGACAATCACTGGAAGGCGCCGGGTGATCAGGCTAAATACCTCCGGTTTTCTACCATTGCGCTGAACACCTATATCAACAGTTCGGATGCTTATTATATCAATGGTTCCTATCTCAGGTGGAGTAATTTGTCCCTGCTCTACCGCTTACCTGAAAAATGGATCAGCCCGGCAAAGCTCAAGGGCGCCAGCCTCTCGGTGAGTACACAGAACCTGCTCACCATTACTAACTATAAGGGCTTTGATCCCGAGATCCATACCCTGTCAGGGCTTACGCCAATTCCGCGGACCATTGAAACTCGTTTACTACTCACTTTCTAA
- a CDS encoding DUF4974 domain-containing protein, with protein MTERAQYIARLTARLLNDQLSAAEKADLEQWASESLRHAGILKDISSAESIAGLLKEVYTYPVNRMEERLQAEFPGLLLGDSNGQDAGQPETGPVVHRIHFLRKWGWAAAAVLVLLCVGLFFLVINDNKKAAAPMVVQGIPPGRDGAVLTLADGRQVSLDSLENGIVALQGGAVARVQTGKLIYEARGKEVVYNTMTTPKGRQYQLTLPDGTKVWLNAASSIRFPTVFTGNERKVEITGEAYFIVEKDPGRPFLVDVRDKMEVAVLGTDFNISAYDNDEAVSATLLKGSIQVNVAGIQGQPGPLLLEPGQQVQLITETNRRSEAGLRLVRSVDTDKVIAWKNGLFNFDDAPLSAVLRQLERWYNIRVVYQPPAKEVTFKGKIYRNINLSDALKVLEIMEVNFELKGDTLYVNN; from the coding sequence ATGACTGAACGTGCCCAATATATTGCCCGGTTAACAGCCAGGTTGCTGAATGACCAGTTGTCTGCTGCTGAGAAGGCAGACCTGGAACAATGGGCATCGGAAAGCTTGCGTCATGCCGGTATACTAAAAGATATCAGCAGTGCTGAGTCTATTGCCGGTCTCCTCAAAGAAGTGTACACCTATCCTGTCAACAGAATGGAAGAAAGGCTGCAGGCCGAATTTCCCGGGCTGCTCCTTGGGGACAGCAACGGGCAGGATGCCGGTCAGCCGGAAACCGGGCCCGTTGTTCACCGGATCCATTTTCTCCGGAAATGGGGCTGGGCAGCGGCTGCCGTCCTGGTCCTGCTATGCGTGGGGCTTTTCTTCCTGGTCATCAATGACAACAAAAAAGCAGCGGCTCCTATGGTTGTGCAGGGCATACCGCCTGGCCGTGATGGCGCTGTCCTGACGCTGGCAGATGGCAGGCAGGTATCACTGGACAGCCTGGAGAATGGCATCGTTGCCTTGCAGGGAGGTGCTGTCGCCAGGGTGCAGACCGGCAAGCTGATCTATGAAGCCAGGGGCAAAGAGGTGGTGTACAATACCATGACCACACCCAAGGGCCGTCAGTACCAGCTAACCCTTCCGGATGGAACAAAGGTCTGGTTGAATGCCGCCAGTTCTATTCGCTTCCCCACTGTATTTACCGGTAATGAGCGCAAAGTGGAAATTACCGGTGAAGCTTATTTTATAGTAGAAAAAGATCCGGGCAGGCCCTTCCTGGTGGATGTGCGGGATAAAATGGAAGTAGCGGTACTGGGAACTGATTTTAATATCAGCGCTTACGATAATGATGAAGCTGTCAGCGCCACACTGCTCAAAGGCAGTATACAGGTGAATGTTGCCGGTATACAGGGGCAGCCTGGGCCTTTGCTGCTGGAACCCGGGCAGCAGGTGCAGTTAATAACAGAGACCAATAGACGTAGTGAAGCGGGCCTGCGCCTTGTCCGGTCTGTGGATACGGACAAGGTAATTGCCTGGAAAAATGGGTTGTTCAATTTCGACGATGCGCCGCTGTCGGCCGTATTGCGGCAATTGGAGCGCTGGTACAATATCCGTGTAGTGTATCAGCCGCCAGCGAAGGAAGTGACTTTCAAGGGCAAGATCTACCGGAACATCAACCTGTCTGATGCATTAAAAGTGCTTGAGATCATGGAAGTGAATTTTGAATTAAAAGGAGACACATTATATGTAAATAACTGA
- a CDS encoding sigma-70 family RNA polymerase sigma factor, whose amino-acid sequence MQQFRSGDEKAFATIYRYYARPLRFFAEQLVNDTVVAEDITAEAFARTFRRHTDFLLLEKLKAYLYITVNNAALDHLKTEKRHQQAHEQIRYLAEGEMGDVELAYIRAEAVRAVHQSIELLPEQSRKVIRMLFIEGKKLPEIAAELGLSYNTVQNYRARGLDLMRTHLVRNKLLSPLVAAFALSFLEQL is encoded by the coding sequence ATGCAGCAGTTCAGGTCGGGGGATGAAAAGGCTTTTGCCACCATCTACCGGTACTATGCGCGGCCACTGCGTTTTTTTGCTGAACAGCTGGTCAATGATACAGTGGTGGCGGAGGATATTACCGCCGAGGCATTTGCCCGCACTTTTCGCAGACATACGGATTTCCTGCTGCTGGAAAAACTGAAAGCCTACCTGTATATTACTGTCAATAATGCTGCACTGGACCACCTTAAAACGGAAAAGCGGCATCAGCAGGCGCATGAGCAGATCCGCTACCTGGCGGAGGGTGAAATGGGTGATGTGGAGCTGGCTTATATCAGGGCAGAGGCAGTCAGGGCCGTACATCAGTCCATAGAGCTATTACCGGAACAATCCCGCAAAGTGATCAGGATGCTCTTTATTGAGGGGAAGAAATTGCCTGAGATAGCAGCCGAGCTGGGGCTTTCCTATAACACTGTTCAGAATTACCGGGCCCGGGGGCTGGACCTGATGCGCACCCACCTGGTCAGGAATAAACTGCTTTCCCCCCTGGTGGCGGCTTTTGCACTTTCTTTCCTGGAGCAGTTATAA
- a CDS encoding acetyl-CoA hydrolase/transferase C-terminal domain-containing protein yields the protein MSILQSISAEQAVKVVKSGDRVFIHGSAATPVHLVQALQARHEELESVELVSITNLGAIEFNKPEFRKSFFFNSLFVSGNTRSVANSEAGDYVPVFLSEIPLLFRRAILPIDVALIHVSPPDSHGFCSLGPSVDIAVAAVETAKYVIAQVNPRIPRTLGDGYIHLNKINAVVVHVAELPEVDYAAGANEISQQIGRNVASLIEDEATLQMGIGTIPDQVLKNLHNHKNLGLHTEMLSDGVIPLLEKGVINNTKKKNNKGLSVTSFLVGTRKLYDFVHDNPSLRVMDISYVNDTSVIRQNPKATAINSAIEIDLTGQVCADSIGSFQYSGIGGQMDFMRGASLSVGGKPIIALPSVTSKGLTRIVPFLKEGAGVVTTRGHMHWVVTEHGIVDLFGKNLKQRAAALISIAHPDHREGLEKAMHARFFKKSLATS from the coding sequence ATGAGCATTCTTCAATCTATCTCAGCAGAGCAGGCGGTAAAAGTGGTAAAATCCGGCGACCGCGTATTTATCCATGGCAGTGCCGCCACCCCGGTACATCTTGTCCAGGCCCTACAGGCCAGGCATGAAGAATTGGAAAGTGTAGAGCTGGTGAGCATCACCAACCTCGGCGCTATTGAATTCAATAAACCCGAATTCAGGAAGAGCTTCTTCTTTAATTCCCTCTTCGTGTCCGGTAATACCAGGTCCGTAGCCAACAGTGAAGCTGGTGATTATGTACCCGTTTTCCTCAGCGAGATCCCCCTCCTGTTCAGACGCGCTATCCTGCCCATCGACGTAGCCCTGATCCATGTATCTCCTCCTGACTCCCATGGTTTCTGCTCACTCGGCCCCTCCGTGGATATTGCCGTAGCAGCTGTAGAAACTGCCAAATATGTTATTGCACAGGTGAACCCCCGTATTCCCCGTACCCTCGGCGACGGCTATATCCACCTGAACAAGATCAACGCCGTTGTAGTCCATGTAGCTGAACTGCCCGAAGTTGACTACGCCGCAGGCGCCAACGAGATCAGCCAGCAGATCGGCCGCAACGTAGCCTCCCTCATCGAAGATGAAGCCACCCTGCAAATGGGTATCGGCACCATCCCCGACCAGGTGTTGAAAAATCTCCACAACCACAAGAACCTCGGCCTCCATACCGAAATGCTTTCTGACGGTGTTATTCCGCTCCTGGAAAAAGGCGTTATCAACAATACCAAAAAGAAGAACAATAAAGGGCTGTCCGTAACCAGCTTCCTGGTAGGTACCCGCAAGCTGTACGATTTTGTACATGACAACCCTTCCCTCCGGGTAATGGATATCAGCTATGTGAATGATACCAGCGTGATCCGCCAGAACCCCAAGGCAACGGCTATCAACAGCGCTATCGAGATTGACCTCACCGGCCAGGTTTGCGCTGACTCCATCGGTTCCTTCCAATACTCCGGTATCGGCGGCCAGATGGACTTCATGAGGGGCGCCTCCCTGTCTGTTGGTGGTAAACCCATCATTGCCCTGCCTTCCGTTACTTCCAAAGGGCTTACCCGCATCGTTCCCTTCCTGAAAGAAGGCGCCGGCGTGGTAACCACCAGGGGCCATATGCACTGGGTTGTCACCGAACACGGTATCGTTGACCTCTTTGGTAAGAACCTGAAACAACGCGCTGCCGCCCTGATCAGCATTGCCCACCCCGATCACCGGGAAGGGCTGGAAAAGGCCATGCACGCCAGGTTCTTCAAGAAATCCCTGGCCACTTCTTAG
- a CDS encoding STAS domain-containing protein, with the protein MKVDITKLLQKNKKQILEQWMKNQLADESLREDLMTNDELRIQSEELLDAFAKSVNNKNIADPNSADFDSITEILSGISISRARQGYSPRETGVYIFSLKDAILTLLQQEITDPIALYQVTLQFSKLIDNFGVTTFETFIKGREEVILRQTDEITEISTPVIRVWDNILALPIIGTLDSSRTQVVMENLLVQIVETGSSIAILDISGVPAVDSLVAQHLIKTVSATRLMGAECIISGIRPEIAQTVVHLGIDLSGIVTKATLASALKHAYGMLQLEVKKSVKEKSSL; encoded by the coding sequence ATGAAAGTAGATATCACTAAACTGCTTCAGAAAAACAAGAAGCAGATACTTGAGCAGTGGATGAAAAATCAACTGGCCGACGAAAGCCTGCGGGAAGACCTGATGACCAATGATGAGCTTCGTATCCAGTCCGAAGAGCTGCTGGATGCTTTCGCCAAATCGGTCAATAACAAGAATATCGCCGATCCCAATTCCGCTGATTTTGACAGCATCACCGAGATCCTTTCCGGTATCTCCATTTCCCGGGCCCGTCAGGGTTATTCGCCCAGGGAAACCGGTGTATATATTTTCAGCCTTAAAGATGCGATCCTCACCCTCCTGCAACAGGAGATCACCGATCCCATCGCTTTATACCAGGTCACGCTTCAGTTCAGCAAACTGATCGATAATTTCGGCGTCACTACTTTTGAGACCTTTATCAAAGGCCGTGAAGAAGTGATCCTTCGCCAGACAGATGAGATCACCGAGATCTCCACCCCCGTGATCCGCGTTTGGGACAATATCCTGGCCCTGCCTATCATCGGCACCCTGGACAGTTCCCGTACTCAGGTAGTGATGGAAAACCTGCTGGTGCAGATCGTGGAAACCGGCAGCAGCATTGCTATCCTGGATATCTCCGGCGTTCCCGCAGTGGACTCCCTGGTAGCCCAGCACCTGATCAAGACGGTTAGCGCTACCCGCCTCATGGGCGCCGAATGTATCATCAGCGGTATCCGCCCGGAAATTGCCCAGACCGTGGTACACCTCGGTATTGATCTTTCCGGCATCGTCACCAAAGCTACCCTGGCCAGCGCCCTCAAACATGCCTACGGCATGCTGCAGCTGGAAGTAAAAAAATCAGTTAAAGAAAAAAGCAGTCTCTAA
- a CDS encoding STAS domain-containing protein — translation MDRIPILQMGKFLLVTIQVDLYDRLALNLESDLVQMVSKTGARGVLIDISALSIVDSFMGRIIGNIGSMSKIMDAETVVVGMQPAVAITLVELGLELKGVNTALNVERGMALLNKKIGSSGDGDNQEDQQDDTGTE, via the coding sequence ATGGACAGAATTCCGATCCTCCAGATGGGGAAATTCCTGCTGGTCACTATCCAGGTTGATCTCTACGACCGCCTGGCATTAAATTTAGAGAGTGACCTGGTGCAGATGGTAAGCAAAACCGGCGCAAGAGGTGTGCTGATAGATATTTCCGCACTCTCTATCGTTGATTCCTTTATGGGCCGCATCATCGGCAATATCGGCAGCATGAGCAAGATCATGGACGCTGAGACTGTGGTGGTGGGGATGCAACCAGCTGTTGCCATTACCCTTGTTGAGCTGGGACTTGAACTCAAAGGAGTCAATACCGCCCTCAATGTGGAAAGGGGAATGGCATTATTAAACAAAAAAATAGGTTCTTCCGGTGACGGGGATAACCAGGAGGACCAACAGGATGATACTGGTACTGAATAA
- a CDS encoding anti-sigma regulatory factor: MILVLNKDVMAIGNERDVVPFRNRVKEHAVKIGMSLVNQTKLITAASELVRNMLRYANGGVTNIETVSKGRENGIRLTFLDKGPGIKDIPQAMKDGFSTGKSLGLGLPGARRLVSEFDIVSSPGKGTTVTIIKWKNG, encoded by the coding sequence ATGATACTGGTACTGAATAAGGACGTTATGGCTATCGGGAATGAAAGGGATGTAGTTCCCTTTCGTAACCGGGTAAAAGAACATGCCGTCAAAATAGGCATGAGCCTGGTAAATCAGACCAAACTCATCACCGCCGCCTCCGAGCTGGTCCGCAATATGCTGCGGTATGCCAATGGAGGCGTTACCAATATTGAAACAGTCAGTAAAGGAAGAGAGAACGGCATCCGCCTCACCTTCCTCGATAAAGGCCCCGGGATCAAAGATATTCCCCAGGCTATGAAGGACGGCTTCTCCACCGGCAAAAGCCTGGGACTGGGCTTACCGGGCGCGAGGCGGCTGGTGAGCGAATTTGACATTGTCAGCTCACCCGGCAAAGGGACTACGGTCACTATTATAAAGTGGAAGAATGGTTAA